A genomic stretch from Pseudoliparis swirei isolate HS2019 ecotype Mariana Trench chromosome 18, NWPU_hadal_v1, whole genome shotgun sequence includes:
- the hyal1 gene encoding hyaluronidase-1, with the protein MNPFLHEVPLFLNLISLISGLHFSTPPLSRVPFLTVWNAPTTNCLSKFGVDLDLGTFNIAQNKNQTFMGENITIFYSEKLGLYPRYTGQGVAINGGVPQNASLDEHLRVASQNIRTLIPDNDFQGLAVVDWESWRPAWERNWDSKQVYQLESKALVRSKHPDWSPPQVDAAAQLEFESGGRKFMEETLKLAQQERPNGLWGYYGFPSCYNYFNEKQSKNYTGECPPVELKRNNELLWLWNVSSALFPDIYLSLEMRHLDREALLYTHHRIMEAMRHPSTSAVFPYARIVYTYTLDFLSQEHLVYTIGESAALGSAGVVLWGDIAFAKSEASCNTIKSYIDETMGPYLVNVTAAAILCSQTICSSHGRCQRKNPTSRAYLHLDPAEWKVVPKKQTAKRRQNYNVLGQMTTHGVKFMMSEFLCRCFPGWSGESCSQPIHG; encoded by the exons ATGAATCCATTTCTTCATGAGGTGCCGCTTTTCTTAAACCTGATCAGCCTCATTTCAGGACTGCACTTTTCAACACCGCCTCTTTCCCGGGTGCCTTTCCTAACTGTGTGGAACGCTCCTACCACCAACTGTCTCTCTAAATTTGGCGTGGACCTCGACTTGGGCACGTTCAACATTGCCCAGAACAAGAACCAGACCTTTATGGGTGAAAACATAACCATCTTTTACTCTGAAAAGCTTGGTCTGTATCCCAGGTACACCGGTCAAGGAGTCGCTATCAATGGCGGGGTGCCGCAGAACGCCAGTCTTGATGAACATCTCAGAGTGGCCTCTCAAAATATCCGCACCTTGATCCCTGACAATGATTTTCAGGGTCTGGCAGTGGTGGACTGGGAGAGCTGGAGACCTGCATGGGAGAGAAACTGGGACAGTAAGCAGGTGTACCAGTTGGAATCGAAAGCACTGGTGAGGTCCAAGCATCCAGACTGGAGCCCTCCACAGGTAGACGCTGCAGCTCAGTTGGAGTTTGAGAGCGGTGGGAGGAAGTTCATGGAGGAAACACTGAAACTCGCTCAGCAAGAGAGACCAAATGGGCTGTGGGGTTATTATGGTTTCCCCAGCTGCTACAACTACTTCAAcgaaaaacaaagcaaaaactACACGGGGGAGTGCCCTCCTGTGGAGTTGAAGAGGAACAACGAGCTGTTGTGGTTGTGGAACGTGTCCTCTGCTCTTTTTCCTGACATCTACCTGAGCCTCGAGATGCGACACCTCGACAGAGAAGCGCTCCTCTACACCCACCACCGCATCATGGAGGCCATGAGACATCCATCAACATCGGCCGTCTTCCCGTACGCTCGCATCGTTTACACGTACACGTTAGATTTCCTCTCTCAG GAGCACCTGGTCTACACCATCGGAGAGAGCGCTGCTTTAGGATCTGCCGGGGTGGTGCTTTGGGGCGACATTGCCTTCGCCAAGTCTGAG GCCTCTTGTAATACTATAAAATCCTACATCGACGAGACTATGGGTCCTTACCTGGTGAACGTGACAGCGGCGGCCATCCTTTGCAGCCAGACCATTTGTTCCTCTCACGGAAGATGCCAGCGGAAGAACCCCACCTCAAGGGCCTACCTCCACCTGGACCCTGCCGAGTGGAAGGTGGTGCCCAAGAAGCAGACGGCAAAGAGACGGCAGAACTACAATGTTTTAGGACAGATGACAACACACGGGGTAAAGTTCATGATGTCTGAGTttctgtgcaggtgtttcccgGGGTGGAGCGGTGAGAGCTGCTCCCAACCAATTCATGGATAA
- the hyal2a gene encoding hyaluronidase-2, whose translation MLSWTLPHWKVLLLIVLLWDCICASGLKPTRLPLYSQKPLLLAWNAPTEDCGPRHGIRFQLDLFQIVASPNEGFVRQNLTIFYGDRLGFYPYFKSDETAMNGGLPQVASLSKHLEKMPEGVQKYIREPGAKGLAVIDWEEWRPLWIRNWETKDVYRRHSRELVRQKNPTWSPEQVGRVAQQEFEMSARKFMLETLRNAKNLRPNQLWGFYLFPDCYNHDYRRTLENYTGRCPDVEVARNEQLKWLWTESTALFPSIYMATVLRSSDSGRQFVRNRVKEGMRLASSGDGLARPVFVYARPTYTNSLEQLTETDLVSTIGESVALGAAGIIMWGDAAYASSRNSCSDLDSYLRGSLTQYLLNVSTAAELCSQTLCGSHGRCLRKNPDSDVYLHLNPASHSIATQRGKLAVFGKLGEGEKRRFQTQFQCQCYSGYRGEGCDQTDLLHQRGTASQITAPALQCVILLIIALLLC comes from the exons ATGTTGTCCTGGACTCTGCCTCACTGGAAAGTACTGCTGCTGATTGTGCTGCTGTGGGACTGCATATGTGCCTCAGGACTCAAACCCACGAGATTGCCACTGTATTCACAAAAGCCTCTGCTCCTCGCTTGGAATGCCCCGACTGAGGACTGTGGCCCGCGGCATGGTATTCGCTTTCAGCTGGATCTTTTCCAGATTGTGGCCTCTCCCAATGAGGGCTTTGTTAGGCAGAACCTCACCATCTTCTATGGGGACCGCTTAGGCTTCTACCCCTACTTTAAATCGGATGAAACCGCAATGAACGGGGGGCTGCCACAGGTGGCCAGTCTATCCAAGCACCTGGAGAAGATGCCAGAGGGAGTGCAGAAATACATAAGGGAACCAGGGGCCAAGGGTCTGGCCGTTATTGACTGGGAGGAGTGGCGCCCACTCTGGATACGTAACTGGGAAACCAAAGACGTGTACCGCAGACATTCTCGTGAGTTGGTGCGTCAGAAGAACCCCACGTGGTCTCCGGAGCAGGTGGGAAGAGTGGCCCAGCAGGAGTTTGAGATGTCTGCCAGGAAGTTCATGCTGGAGACGCTGAGGAACGCCAAGAACCTGAGGCCGAACCAGCTGTGGGGGTTCTACCTGTTCCCCGATTGCTACAACCACGACTACAGGCGCACTTTGGAGAACTACACGGGCCGCTGTCCGGATGTGGAGGTGGCCCGCAACGAGCAGCTGAAATGGTTGTGGACTGAGAGCACGGCCCTCTTCCCCTCCATCTACATGGCCACGGTGCTGCGTTCCTCAGACTCCGGACGTCAGTTTGTTCGGAACCGAGTGAAGGAGGGGATGCGTCTGGCGTCGTCAGGCGACGGGTTGGCACGTCCTGTCTTTGTGTACGCCCGGCCCACCTACACCAACTCCCTGGAACAGCTGACAGAG ACCGACCTCGTCTCCACCATCGGGGAGAGCGTGGCTTTGGGAGCAGCTGGAATCATCATGTGGGGAGATGCAGCGTATGCAAGCAGCAGA AACAGCTGCTCTGACCTGGACTCGTATCTGCGGGGTTCCCTGACTCAATACCTCCTCAACGTCTCCACGGCAGCAGAGCTCTGCAGCCAGACGTTGTGTGGTTCTCACGGCCGCTGTCTGCGCAAAAATCCAGACAGCGATGTTTACCTGCATCTGAACCCTGCCAGCCACTCCATCGCCACGCAGCGCGGCAAGCTGGCGGTCTTCGGTAAGCTCGgcgaaggagagaagagacgtTTTCAAACCCAGTTTCAGTGCCAGTGCTACAGCGGCTACAGGGGAGAGGGCTGCGATCAGACGGACCTTCTACACCAAAGGGGGACGGCGTCTCAAATCACGGCGCCGGCATTGCAATGTGTAATCTTACTGATCATCGCTCTGCTCCTCTGTTAA